A genomic region of Rhipicephalus sanguineus isolate Rsan-2018 chromosome 3, BIME_Rsan_1.4, whole genome shotgun sequence contains the following coding sequences:
- the LOC125757905 gene encoding uncharacterized protein LOC125757905 — protein MAVSTLSLTGYDPEDMTWTTIAVSESQNTAETPIYRNQALNEAIARRRAQASSAPSATAEENQAPAKRAAGPKNKKTVTANWKPRRLPKPGPDEFVIVLKPREHVSLRQSFSENRYGAALTAYLGHEVAKTVTILPSHEQNLIVVHTPNPAAADRLLGDININASSGAIPLYGYLRRNEGEEVCYGVITVNDTDTTETLQQQVQWRKGNIVEIRKFGTSNKARLTFAGKEKPRFVHYENMLIPVGRYYRTIPACSTCATVGHRADTCPGIKPDTCGVCRQQVPMVEGVRVPHECQPRCSVCDGEHVTNSRECAAKFRTRKDGTADGKKNSKDRKGDNRHPSLPNKSSNNGVSDGNPMPSSNKTEKCQTAQQQPLQPQRGAAEQKTSTQPSGGAARAWANVAKHGAQVGGPGGAASSSPFPLHNSSPPITRSVEKAKIANLENQIELLLKKIATLESRQSVSPTPTDKGMENDRMESKSEVSLGAELEARLATRKCPYCGEGSSDIFHMVWACQLTPDLPPLPHPTREDWEAALLDCSDLASQKALVTRARVAATANGLL, from the exons ATGGCGGTTTCCACGCTTTCCTTGACGGGCTACGACCCCGAAGACATGACTTGGACGACGATTGCAGTGTCCGAGAGCCAGAATACAGCCGAAACTCCGATTTATCGGAACCAAGCACTCAACGAGGCGATCGCCCGTCGCCGCGCCCAAGCTAGCTCGGCACCCAGCGCAACAGCTGAGGAAAATCAAGCTCCCGCCAAGCGCGCCGCGGGCCCTAAAAACAAGAAGACGGTCACGGCTAATTGGAAACCCCGCCGTCTGCCTAAGCCCGGTCCTGACGAATTTGTgatcgtgctgaaaccacgagAACACGTATCGTTACGTCAAAGCTTCTCAGAGAACCGCTACGGCGCTGCTCTCACGGCCTACCTCGGGCACGAAGTGGCCAAAACTGTCACAATCCTGCCGTCCCACGAACAAAACCTCATCGTAGTCCACACCCCAAATCCGGCAGCAGCGGATCGGCTGCTCGGAGATATCAACATCAACGCTAGCAGCGGAGCGATCCCACTGTATGGCTATCTCCGTCGAAACGAGGGAGAAGAAGTCTGCTACGGAGTGATCACTGTGAATGACACGGACACCACAGAAACGCTCCAACAGCAAGTCCAATGGAGAAAAGGCAACATCGTCGAAATCAGAAAATTTGGCACCTCAAACAAAGCCCGGCTCACTTTCGCCGGAAAAGAGAAACCTCGTTTCGTGCACTACGAGAATATGTTAATCCCAGTGGGCAGGTACTACCGGACAATCCCGGCCTGCAGTACATGCGCAACTGTGGGCCACCGAGCGGATACTTGTCCCGGTATCAAACCGGACACGTGTGGCGTTTGCCGGCAGCAAGTGCCGATGGTGGAGGGAGTGCGGGTCCCTCATGAGTGTCAACCGCGGTGCTCAGTGTGTGACGGAGAACACGTGACAAACTCACGAGAATGTGCAGCGAAATTTCGCACGCGAAAAGACGGAACCGCCGACGGCAAGAAAAACTCGAAGGACAGAAAAGGCGACAACCGCCATCCTAGCCTCCCCAACAAGTCATCTAACAATGGTGTCAGCGATGGAAATCCGATGCCATCGTCCAACAAGACGGAGAAATGCCAGACGGCACAGCAACAGCCGCTACAACCGCAGCGCGGTGCGGCCGAGCAGAAAACGTCAACACAGCCATCCGGCGGCGCGGCCAGGGCATGGGCCAACGTCGCCAAGCATGGAGCACAGGTGGGCGGTCCGGGCGGGGCggcctcctcctctcccttccctCTACATAACTCCTCCCCTCCCATAACACGCAGTGTCGAAAAGGCCAAAATTGCAAACCTCGAAAACCAAATTGAGCTATTACTGAAGAAAATTGCTACCCTAGAATCTAGACAGTCCGTCTCTCCAACTCCCACAGACAAGGGAATGGAGAACGATCGAATGGAGTCCAAATCGGAAGTGAGCTTGGGCGCCGAGCTCGAGGCCCGCCTCGCAACTC GGAAGTGCCCATACTGTGGGGAAGGGTCCTCGGACATCTTCCATATGGTGTGGGCGTGCCAATTAACACCAGACCTCCCCCCCCTACCCCAtcccacccgagaggactgggaggcggccctgctcgacTGCTCGGACCTGGCCAGCCAGAAGGCCCTGGTCACGCGCGCCCGGGTGGCGGCTACTGCCAATGGACTCCTGTAA